The Pseudochaenichthys georgianus chromosome 8, fPseGeo1.2, whole genome shotgun sequence genome has a segment encoding these proteins:
- the galr2b gene encoding galanin receptor 2b yields the protein MSDFEDFSRQAGQTNVSDSYQLNPTSVIVSVVFSLIFLLGTIGNSLVLAVLLRSGQLGYNTTNLFILNLSVADFFFIIFCVPFQATIYSLEGWVFGSFMCKVVHFFINLTMYASSFTLAAVSVDRYLAIRYPLRSRELRTPCNAVVAMVIIWGLSLVFAGPYLSYYDLIDYANSTVCIPGWEEQNRKLLDTCTFLVGYVIPVLIVSLSYTRTIKYLWTAVDPLDGMSESKRAKRKVTKMIIIVTVLFCICWLPYHVVILCYLYGDFPFNQTTYAFRILSHCMAYANSCVNPIVYALVSKHFRKGFKKVFSCILSKKGRNKVHVVHVANTVPGFEAGSTEVSQMNEEHVRQNECEMINRPLPEPREATVTLNLPFQRQT from the exons ATGTCTGACTTTGAGGATTTCAGCAGGCAAGCAGGGCAGACTAATGTCTCTGACAGCTACCAGCTGAATCCCACCAGCGTGATCGTGTCGGTGGTCTTCTCCCTCATCTTCCTGCTGGGCACCATCGGCAACAGTCTGGTGCTGGCTGTGCTGCTGCGGAGCGGGCAGCTGGGATACAACACAACCAATCTGTTCATACTCAACCTGAGCGTGGCCGACttcttcttcatcatcttcTGTGTTCCTTTTCAAGCCACCATCTACTCTCTGGAGGGCTGGGTGTTCGGATCCTTCATGTGCAAAGTGGTGCACTTCTTCATCAACCTCACCATGTACGCCAGCAGCTTCACACTCGCTGCTGTCTCTGTTGACAG GTATCTGGCCATTCGTTACCCGCTGCGCTCCAGAGAGCTGCGGACCCCGTGTAACGCAGTGGTTGCCATGGTGATCATCTGGGGTCTTTCTCTGGTCTTCGCGGGTCCGTATCTGAGCTACTACGACCTGATCGATTACGCCAACAGCACTGTGTGCATCCCTGGCTGGGAGGAGCAGAACAGGAAGTTGCTGGACACGTGCACGTTCCTGGTCGGCTACGTCATTCCCGTGCTCATCGTGAGTCTCTCGTACACTCGGACCATCAAGTACCTGTGGACGGCCGTGGACCCGCTGGACGGCATGTCGGAATCCAAGAGGGCCAAACGCAAAGTCACAAAAATGATCATCATCGTCACGGTGCTTTTCTGCATCTGCTGGCTGCCGTACCACGTGGTGATCCTGTGCTACCTGTACGGAGACTTCCCTTTCAACCAGACCACGTACGCCTTCAGGATCCTCTCCCACTGCATGGCCTACGCTAACTCCTGTGTCAACCCCATCGTGTACGCTCTGGTGTCCAAGCACTTTCGCAAAGGCTTTAAGAAAGTGTTCAGCTGTATCCTCAGTAAAAAAGGCAGAAACAAGGTCCACGTGGTTCACGTCGCCAACACCGTGCCCGGGTTTGAAGCCGGCTCCACGGAGGTGTCGCAGATGAACGAGGAGCACGTGCGACAGAATGAATGTGAAATGATAAACAGGCCTCTCCCAGAGCCCAGAGAAGCCACGGTAACACTGAATCTGCCCTTTCAGCGACAGACTTGA